CTCTATTCCATGGTCATTCTTTTCCGGGAGGAAGGTCTGGAGGAGCGCACGCTCTTTTATGCGACGGACATCAATGCCGAGGCGCTGGCCACGGCGGAAGCTGGTATTTATGCTTTGGACCGTGTCCAACTCTTTACCGAGAACCATCGAAAGTCCGGCGGGAAATCATCTCTGTCTGAATATTATCAGGCGGCCTATGGCCGGGCCTCTTTCGATAAGAGCCTGCGGCGCAACGTCGTGTTCTCGGACCATAGCCTGGTGACGGACGCAGTCTTTGCTGAGATGCACCTGATCTCCTGCCGCAATGTGCTTATTTATTTCGATCGAGACTTGCAGGACCGTGCGATTGGGCTTTTTGACGCCTCGATGGTCAGGAAGGGTTTTCTCGGACTTGGGTCTAAGGAAAGCCTGCGGTTCTCACGGCATGCAGGCTCCTTCGAGGAGTTCTCGCGTGAGGAGAAGATCTTCCAGAAGAAGGGCCAAGGATGAGCAGCTTTCAAGCGGTCGTCATCGGGGCATCGGCTGGCGCGCTTGAGGCGCTTTCTGCCATCCTTCCGTATTTGCCGGCAAGCTTCCCGGTACCTATTCTGATCGTCGTGCATATTCCTCCGGATCGACCAAGCGCACTCGCCGATCTGTTCGCCGCCAAGTGCCGGATGGCGGTGAAGGAAGCCGAAGATAAGGAGCCTTTGCTCGCCGGCACTATCTACTTTGCACCGCCCGACTATCACCTGCTCGTTGAAGTTGATAAGACAGTCGCGCTTTCGAGCGATGAACAGGTATTTTTCTCCCGTCCATCCATCGACGTTCTGTTTGAAACCGCCGCAGATGCCTACCAGGAGAGGCTCATCGGGATTGTCCTTTCCGGCGCCAACAGCGATGGAGCAAATGGCCTGAAGACTATCATGGCAGCAGGTGGCGTCGGATTGGTGCAGAATCCAGACACGGCCTTCGCGGCAGCTATGCCAGAAGCCGCAGAAAAGATGAACCCTGACGCCGACGCCATGACACTTGCGGAAATCGCAGAATGTTTGAAAAAGGTTTGAGAATTTAATGGACCCTGTGCCTTTTCTGCTTGTCGATGATCTGGAGGAAAACCTCCTCTCCCTAGAAGCGCTCTTACGGCGTGACGACCTCCTTTTGCTGAAAGCACGCTCTGGTGACGAGGCGCTTGAGATATTGCTGCA
This portion of the Neorhizobium sp. NCHU2750 genome encodes:
- a CDS encoding CheR family methyltransferase; this encodes MTRAEPSEKVEDIEIRLLLEALFLTYHYDFRNYAMASIKRRLRQAQQGLGFSTISAMQESVLHDASMLPRLLGYLTVQVSEMFRDPSYFRTLRESVIPHLRTYPSLKVWIAGCSGGEELYSMVILFREEGLEERTLFYATDINAEALATAEAGIYALDRVQLFTENHRKSGGKSSLSEYYQAAYGRASFDKSLRRNVVFSDHSLVTDAVFAEMHLISCRNVLIYFDRDLQDRAIGLFDASMVRKGFLGLGSKESLRFSRHAGSFEEFSREEKIFQKKGQG
- a CDS encoding chemotaxis protein CheB: MSSFQAVVIGASAGALEALSAILPYLPASFPVPILIVVHIPPDRPSALADLFAAKCRMAVKEAEDKEPLLAGTIYFAPPDYHLLVEVDKTVALSSDEQVFFSRPSIDVLFETAADAYQERLIGIVLSGANSDGANGLKTIMAAGGVGLVQNPDTAFAAAMPEAAEKMNPDADAMTLAEIAECLKKV